The DNA window CCGCCAGCAGTACCGCCAGCCAACCGAGTTTGACACTCCTTATCGAGGACTCAACCTTGCCCAACACGCGATCTTCCGTTCCCGCCTTCTCTGGCGATTTGTGCATAAATCATATGCAAATGCCCCAAATCCGCCAGCTCTTGCAATGGAGCTCGCTCCCAGCGTTTCTTGTAGTATACACCCGACCACGAGGTGCGAGTTCAGATTCACTCAGCCTTGGCAGATATCCCGCGCAACATGCCCGGCCTGCCACAGAACCTGATACATCGTAATGTGATATATTGCCCATACCCCGTGCGCGATATAGCCATCCTCGGCGCTGAGCTGCTTCCGCGCCTTGTGGTGATCTGACCGCTGATTTTTAGCTGCTTGATGTAAAATTCAAGAACCGTGGCCTTGCCAAGGTAGTAGGAACATGAACGGAAGCGACTCGAGACAGCGAGGAGGAAGCGTGAAACGATATGGGCAGGTGATTCGGCTGCAGCCCGGAGCGAAGGAGGAGTACGTTCGCTATCATGCGAATGTGTGGCCCGAAGTGCTCCAGACAATCCGTGACTGTAACATCCGCAATTATTCGATATTCTTAAAAGACGACACGTTATATGCCTACTTCGAATACATTGGCGACGATTACAACGCCGATATGGCCAGAATGGCCGCCGATCCCAAAACGCAGGAGTGGTGGGCCATTATGGAGCCTCTGCAACAACCGGCCGCGACACGAAAGAAGGGCGAGTGGTGGTCCAATATGGAAGAAGTATTCCACACTGACTGACATCGGCTGAGGGGGCCTGCGAAAAAACTGCAGAGCAAACGGTGATGTGCCGGGCGGTTATATCCAATCATCCATAATGTTTCATAGGATTCTGGAACATCAGCTGGTGTGAGGTTTATTCCAGACGATAAACACGTGCGGCATTTTCATAGAACAGCTTCCTCTGTTTTTCTTCCCCGGCCTGGTTCGTCAGCAGCTTGAGGGTTTCCACCCATTTTCGCAGCGAGGCAGCCAGAGTGCACACGGGCCAGTCACTCCCAAACATGACGCGGTCCCATCCGAAACATTCGATGACATGGTCAATGTAAGGGCGCAGATCTTCGGGCATCCATTTTTCCAAGTCGGCGTTGGCCAGTATCCCTGAAATCTTGCACACGACGTTGGGGAATTTTGACGCCTCCAGAATTTGCTCCCGCCAGGGTTCGAGCCTCTTGTCCTTCACTTGCGGGTTTCCGCAGTGGTCAAGGATAAAAGAAACCTTCGGGCAATTACTGATGAGACTAACCGCGATGGGCAATTGGCGCTCCCGGATGCAGATGTCGAACGACAGCCCATAAGCCGCCAGCAGCCGGACGTTTTCGACGAAGAGGCGTGATTGCCCAACTTCGTCAGGCTGCGTGTGCAGCACTCTCCGGACGCCCTTTAGCCTTGGATGGCCGGCGATCTGGTCAAGATAGTCAGCAAAGCCCGCGTTTTCCGGCCTTCCGCAAGCGACCACGCCCTCCAGAGGATTGTCCTGCTCAGCCAGTGCCAGGATATGCCGAGTTTCGCCGAGCATGTAAGGTTCATCGACATCGGCTTCCATGTGGATCGACTTCTCGATACCCAGACCCTCGGCCGCCTTCAGATAATCCGTCATGCGGAAGCTTTTTCCCAGCGACGGAATCTCGCCAAGCCAGGAATAGGTGAACAGTTCCAGGTCCCAAAGGTGCTGATGAGTGTCAATGATCTTCATGGCTTCGTCTAAATC is part of the Acidobacteriota bacterium genome and encodes:
- a CDS encoding L-rhamnose mutarotase, with protein sequence MKRYGQVIRLQPGAKEEYVRYHANVWPEVLQTIRDCNIRNYSIFLKDDTLYAYFEYIGDDYNADMARMAADPKTQEWWAIMEPLQQPAATRKKGEWWSNMEEVFHTD
- a CDS encoding amidohydrolase, which encodes MKIIDTHQHLWDLELFTYSWLGEIPSLGKSFRMTDYLKAAEGLGIEKSIHMEADVDEPYMLGETRHILALAEQDNPLEGVVACGRPENAGFADYLDQIAGHPRLKGVRRVLHTQPDEVGQSRLFVENVRLLAAYGLSFDICIRERQLPIAVSLISNCPKVSFILDHCGNPQVKDKRLEPWREQILEASKFPNVVCKISGILANADLEKWMPEDLRPYIDHVIECFGWDRVMFGSDWPVCTLAASLRKWVETLKLLTNQAGEEKQRKLFYENAARVYRLE